One region of Populus trichocarpa isolate Nisqually-1 chromosome 4, P.trichocarpa_v4.1, whole genome shotgun sequence genomic DNA includes:
- the LOC7453600 gene encoding endoglucanase 24, with protein sequence MKNLSPPHYALLFTALLAQLPLFQSSYHEYQDALSKSILFFEGQRSGYLPQDQRVTWRANSGLSDGWTYNTDLTGGYYDAGDNVKFGFPMAFTTTMLAWSVNEFGDLMPPNELRNSLVAIRWATDYLLKTVSQPNRIFVQVGDPNGDHICWERPEDMDTPRVVYAVDAPNPASDVAGETAAALAASSMAFRSSDPGYAETLLRNAINAFQFADSYRGAYSDNSNIKDGACPFYCDFDGYQDELLWGAAWLRRASYDDTYLSFLQNNGETLGADENINEFGWDNKHAGLNVLVSKEVLEGNMNSLQSYKESADSFMCTLIPESSSSHVEYTPGGLIYKPGGSNLQHATTISFLLLAYANYLERTSQSVNCGNVNVGPYSLRQQAKRQVDYILGDNPLGLSYMVGYSDHYPQRIHHRGSSLPSVKDHPDLIACKEGSIYCNSSNPNPNVHVGAIVGGPSEDDSYEDSRDDFRKSEPTTYINAPFVGVLAYFAANPSFS encoded by the exons ATGAAGAACCTCTCTCCTCCCCATTACGCTCTTCTTTTCACTGCACTGCTCGCTCAATTACCGCTGTTTCAGTCAAGCTACCACGAGTACCAAGATGCATTATCAAAGTCCATTCTTTTCTTCGAGGGTCAAAGGTCAGGCTATTTGCCACAAGACCAACGCGTAACTTGGCGTGCTAATTCAGGCCTAAGTGATGGGTGGACATATAATACAGACCTGACTGGTGGCTACTATGATGCCGGTGATAATGTCAAGTTTGGCTTCCCCATGGCATTCACAACTACAATGTTGGCGTGGAGTGTGAATGAATTTGGAGACTTAATGCCTCCGAATGAGTTGAGAAACAGCTTAGTTGCCATTCGTTGGGCCACCGATTATCTGCTCAAGACTGTTTCTCAGCCTAACCGGATTTTTGTTCAG GTGGGGGATCCAAATGGAGACCATATTTGCTGGGAAAGACCAGAGGACATGGATACTCCTAGGGTTGTTTACGCTGTGGATGCTCCAAACCCGGCATCTGATGTTGCCGGTGAGACTGCGGCAGCCTTGGCAGCTTCATCTATGGCATTTCGATCGTCGGACCCGGGATATGCAGAAACATTACTAAGAAACGCCATTAATGCCTTCCAATTTGCTGATAGTTACAGAGGAGCTTATAGTGACAACTCCAATATTAAAGATGGTGCATGCCCATTCTATTGCGATTTTGATGGTTATCAA GATGAGTTGCTATGGGGAGCAGCATGGCTTAGGAGGGCATCTTACGATGACACTTACCTTAGTTTCTTACAAAACAATGGGGAGACCCTGGGAgctgatgaaaatattaatgaatttggGTGGGACAACAAGCATGCTGGCCTTAATGTTCTTGTCTCAAAG GAAGTTCTAGAAGGAAACATGAACTCTCTCCAGTCATACAAAGAATCAGCTGATAGCTTCATGTGCACCCTCATACCTGAATCATCATCCTCTCACGTAGAATACACTCCCGGTGGCCTAATCTACAAGCCAGGAGGCAGCAACCTGCAGCATGCAACAACGATCTCATTTTTGCTACTTGCTTATGCAAATTACCTGGAAAGAACATCGCAATCTGTCAATTGTGGAAATGTAAATGTCGGTCCATATTCACTTCGGCAACAGGCTAAGAGGCAAGTTGATTACATTTTAGGAGATAACCCTTTGGGATTGTCTTATATGGTCGGATATAGCGACCATTATCCTCAACGGATTCATCACCGTGGGTCATCGTTGCCGTCGGTTAAGGATCATCCTGATCTTATAGCTTGCAAAGAAGGTTCAATCTACTGCAATTCatcaaaccctaaccctaacgtTCATGTTGGGGCTATTGTGGGTGGACCTAGCGAAGATGATTCATACGAAGATAGTCGAGATGATTTTAGAAAATCCGAGCCAACAACGTATATTAATGCACCATTTGTTGGTGTGCTTGCTTATTTTGCAGCAAATCCCAGTTTTAGTTGA